The following proteins are encoded in a genomic region of Amycolatopsis sulphurea:
- a CDS encoding nuclear transport factor 2 family protein → MSDVLRKATPVRARDPRTAGRAHRRDAGEGPGTAGGRPRPRRGEVRPRAAATHSAEYLTQWFGSFASPVSYTYHDEATTTSGELAVVTALAKVSAVSQGASEPFTPWCRSTLVLRHGDDGWRIVHEHNSTPFSMDGTMRAAVDLQP, encoded by the coding sequence TTGTCGGATGTCTTGCGGAAGGCAACCCCGGTCCGAGCAAGAGATCCGCGAACTGCTGGCCGAGCGCACCGCCGCGATGCAGGCGAAGGACCCGGCACGGCTGGGGGCCGGCCACGCCCCCGGCGCGGTGAAGTTCGACCTCGCGCCGCCGCTACGCACTCCGCGGAGTACCTCACGCAGTGGTTCGGCTCGTTCGCGAGCCCGGTTTCCTACACGTATCACGACGAAGCCACCACCACTTCGGGTGAGCTGGCCGTGGTGACCGCACTGGCGAAGGTGTCCGCCGTGTCACAGGGGGCGAGCGAACCGTTCACGCCGTGGTGCCGCAGCACACTGGTCCTGCGCCACGGCGACGACGGCTGGCGCATCGTGCACGAGCACAACTCGACGCCGTTCTCCATGGACGGCACGATGCGCGCCGCGGTCGACCTCCAGCCCTGA
- a CDS encoding 3-oxoadipyl-CoA thiolase — protein MGHPFEAFGIRRFADLAHHLQTRPGLGLPVMCCAGGIGTGTLLEAA, from the coding sequence ATGGGTCACCCCTTCGAGGCATTCGGGATTCGCCGGTTCGCAGACCTCGCGCACCATCTGCAGACGCGGCCGGGGCTGGGGCTGCCGGTGATGTGCTGCGCCGGCGGGATCGGGACCGGCACCCTGCTGGAGGCGGCATAA
- a CDS encoding SDR family oxidoreductase: MSGELSGKVALVAGGTRGASRAIAVELGRAGAQVYVTGRSSRAGKSEVDRPETIEGTVELIEAAGGKGTAVRVDHLDSAEVAALAARIEAEHGRLDLLVDGIWGGDPQLEWGKPVWAHALDKSLRMIRLAIDAHLITSHHLLPLLIRRPGGLVVELTDGTAEYNAAYRKGTALSYYLAKAAAHPLAAGEAAELAEYGCHAVAFTPGWLRSEAMLDIYGVTEENWREATARQPHFAISETPTFAGRTVAALAADPDRGRWSGQTVSSGQLAAVYGIDDVDGSRPDAWRYVVEVQDTGKPADVTGYR; encoded by the coding sequence ATGAGCGGGGAACTGTCCGGCAAGGTCGCACTGGTGGCCGGTGGCACACGCGGGGCGAGCCGGGCGATCGCGGTCGAGCTCGGCCGGGCCGGGGCGCAGGTCTACGTGACCGGCCGCAGCAGCCGGGCCGGGAAGTCCGAAGTGGACCGTCCGGAGACGATCGAGGGCACGGTGGAGCTGATCGAGGCGGCCGGCGGCAAGGGCACCGCGGTGCGGGTCGATCACCTGGACAGCGCCGAGGTGGCCGCGCTCGCGGCGCGGATCGAGGCCGAGCACGGCCGGCTGGATCTGCTCGTCGACGGGATCTGGGGTGGTGATCCCCAACTGGAGTGGGGCAAACCGGTCTGGGCGCACGCGCTGGACAAGAGCCTGCGGATGATCCGGCTGGCGATCGACGCGCACCTGATCACCAGCCACCACCTGCTGCCGCTGCTGATCCGCCGCCCGGGTGGGCTGGTGGTCGAGCTGACCGACGGCACCGCCGAGTACAACGCCGCCTACCGCAAGGGCACCGCACTTTCCTACTACCTGGCCAAAGCGGCCGCGCATCCGCTGGCGGCCGGGGAGGCGGCGGAGCTGGCGGAGTACGGCTGCCACGCGGTCGCGTTCACGCCGGGCTGGCTGCGTTCGGAAGCGATGCTCGACATTTACGGTGTCACCGAAGAGAACTGGCGTGAGGCGACCGCCCGTCAGCCGCATTTCGCGATCTCCGAGACGCCGACCTTCGCGGGGCGTACGGTTGCTGCGCTGGCCGCTGATCCGGATCGTGGCCGCTGGAGTGGTCAGACTGTCTCAAGTGGACAGTTGGCGGCGGTGTACGGGATTGACGACGTGGATGGCAGCCGCCCGGATGCGTGGCGGTATGTGGTGGAAGTGCAGGACACCGGAAAGCCCGCGGACGTGACCGGCTACCGCTGA
- a CDS encoding TetR/AcrR family transcriptional regulator, which produces MTTVGSPGRRRIDEIGDESRRRILDAAEELFAERGFDRTSFIDISERSGISRGSIPWHFKNKDGLMVAVVERAMDRFRESVRFDDALPELAEVFQDYAKWVRGGQPTLLFMMLTEALGSAGGVRAQYQEFFARSRKGLELWLRVQRPEGVDPAFAAKQERDFASAVHGAILGIHLGALIDPDGVDLDGSLRAMACLLGRNVADVWREQPAPAKVRAGAANKRNGTGSRKRRS; this is translated from the coding sequence ATGACGACCGTGGGTTCTCCAGGGCGGCGCCGGATCGACGAGATCGGCGACGAGAGTCGTCGGCGGATTCTTGATGCTGCCGAGGAGCTGTTCGCGGAGCGTGGGTTCGACCGCACGTCGTTCATCGACATCTCCGAGCGTTCCGGCATCAGCCGGGGCAGTATCCCGTGGCATTTCAAGAACAAGGATGGCCTCATGGTGGCCGTCGTCGAACGCGCCATGGACCGGTTCAGGGAGTCGGTGCGTTTCGACGACGCGCTGCCGGAGTTGGCCGAAGTCTTCCAGGACTACGCGAAATGGGTGCGGGGCGGCCAGCCGACGCTGCTGTTCATGATGCTGACCGAGGCGCTGGGCAGCGCCGGCGGTGTCCGCGCCCAGTACCAGGAGTTCTTCGCACGCAGTCGCAAGGGCCTCGAACTGTGGTTGCGGGTTCAGCGGCCCGAGGGCGTCGATCCGGCGTTCGCGGCCAAGCAGGAGCGGGACTTCGCGTCCGCGGTCCATGGGGCGATTCTGGGCATCCACCTCGGGGCGCTGATCGACCCAGACGGGGTGGATCTCGACGGATCGTTGCGCGCGATGGCATGCCTGCTGGGCAGGAACGTCGCGGATGTGTGGCGGGAGCAGCCCGCGCCCGCCAAAGTGCGGGCAGGCGCCGCGAACAAGCGCAACGGTACGGGTTCGCGCAAACGCCGCTCCTGA
- a CDS encoding DedA family protein — translation MSIEHWLEAIPPISVYLLVGLVVMIESLGVPLPGEIVLVSAALLASSHAGLNPLWIGGLATAGAIIGDSIGYVIGRKGGKRLFAWAGRKFPKHFGPSHIANAERMFQKRGMWAVFFGRFVAVLRILAGPLAGSLNMHYPRFFIANALGGIVWAGGTTALIYYLGVVADQWLKGFQWAALGVALVIGVVVTIVLKKRMSRAHPEEHETTEKNDAVA, via the coding sequence GTGAGTATCGAGCACTGGCTGGAGGCGATTCCGCCCATCTCGGTCTACCTGCTGGTCGGCCTCGTGGTGATGATCGAGAGCCTCGGCGTCCCGCTGCCCGGCGAGATCGTGCTGGTGAGCGCGGCGCTGCTGGCGTCCTCGCACGCCGGTCTGAACCCGCTGTGGATCGGCGGACTGGCCACCGCGGGCGCGATCATCGGCGACAGTATCGGCTATGTGATCGGGCGCAAGGGCGGCAAACGGCTCTTCGCCTGGGCGGGCCGCAAGTTCCCCAAGCATTTCGGCCCGTCCCATATCGCGAACGCCGAACGGATGTTCCAGAAGCGCGGGATGTGGGCGGTGTTCTTCGGCCGCTTCGTCGCGGTCCTGCGCATCCTGGCCGGTCCGCTCGCCGGTTCGCTGAACATGCACTACCCGCGCTTCTTCATCGCGAACGCGCTGGGCGGGATCGTGTGGGCGGGTGGCACCACGGCGTTGATCTACTACCTCGGTGTGGTCGCGGACCAGTGGCTGAAGGGCTTCCAGTGGGCCGCGCTCGGCGTGGCGCTGGTGATCGGCGTGGTGGTCACCATCGTGCTGAAGAAGCGGATGAGCCGCGCGCACCCGGAGGAGCACGAGACCACGGAGAAGAACGACGCGGTCGCCTGA
- a CDS encoding nitroreductase family protein, whose translation MRKPAETSVPVAPAIAERWSPRAYDETATITDAQLTALLEAARWAPSFGNTQPARYLVGRRGDQAFARILAALNSGNQAWAFRASALLVGVMVTANEKGEVPYAEYGLGLASENLVLQAVDLGLIGHQMAGFSPDAVRTSFGLPEDAIPRVAIAVGSAANASVLDDPKRVERELAPRRRLPLAEFAFGDGWGTPAL comes from the coding sequence GTGCGTAAACCTGCCGAGACGAGCGTCCCCGTCGCGCCGGCCATTGCCGAGCGCTGGAGCCCCCGTGCCTACGACGAGACGGCCACGATCACCGACGCGCAGCTGACCGCGTTGCTGGAGGCCGCGCGCTGGGCGCCGTCCTTCGGCAACACCCAGCCCGCGCGCTACCTCGTGGGCCGCCGCGGCGACCAGGCGTTCGCCCGTATCCTGGCGGCGCTCAACTCCGGCAACCAGGCCTGGGCGTTTCGCGCCAGCGCCCTGCTGGTCGGGGTGATGGTGACCGCGAACGAGAAGGGCGAGGTGCCCTACGCCGAGTACGGACTGGGCCTGGCCAGCGAAAACCTCGTGCTGCAGGCGGTCGACCTCGGTCTGATCGGGCACCAGATGGCGGGCTTCTCCCCGGACGCGGTGCGCACGTCGTTCGGCCTGCCCGAGGACGCCATACCGCGGGTCGCGATCGCGGTGGGGTCCGCGGCGAACGCTTCGGTGCTGGACGACCCGAAGCGGGTGGAACGGGAGCTGGCGCCCCGGCGGCGGCTGCCGCTGGCGGAGTTCGCCTTCGGGGACGGGTGGGGGACGCCGGCGTTGTGA
- a CDS encoding ABC transporter ATP-binding protein, whose product MTVSNPQTPAASSPAGEVLLEVTDLKVHFPIKRGVVVDRTVGHVFAVDGVDLAIRRGETYGLVGESGCGKSTLGRAILRLTEPTGGQVVFDGTDVARLKGERLRQARRRMQMIFQDPMSSLDPRQSVESILLEGMHAHGLDRDKEATGRRLRELLAAVGLPESALRKYPHEFSGGQRQRIGIARALAVEPDLIVADEPVSALDVSVQAQVVNLLEELQQELGLTYLVIAHDLAVVRHISDRIGVMYLGALVEETGSAELYENPLHPYTRALLSAIPVPDPVVEDSREQILLAGDLPSPANPPSGCRFHTRCPWRQATLCDTDRPQLREIGDGHRVACHYAEDVRDGLIQPHKVEPELVEASVNPDAAAPDVGSVTEIL is encoded by the coding sequence ATGACGGTGTCGAATCCGCAGACCCCGGCCGCCTCGTCGCCCGCCGGTGAGGTCCTGCTGGAGGTCACCGACCTCAAGGTGCACTTCCCGATCAAGCGCGGGGTGGTCGTCGACCGGACGGTCGGGCACGTGTTCGCGGTGGACGGGGTGGATCTGGCCATCCGGCGCGGCGAGACCTACGGCCTGGTCGGGGAATCCGGCTGTGGCAAGTCCACCCTCGGCCGCGCGATCCTGCGGTTGACCGAGCCGACCGGCGGCCAGGTCGTCTTCGACGGCACGGACGTGGCCCGGCTCAAGGGCGAGCGGCTGCGCCAGGCCCGGCGGCGGATGCAGATGATCTTCCAGGACCCGATGTCCAGTCTCGACCCGCGTCAGTCGGTCGAGTCGATCCTGCTCGAGGGCATGCACGCGCACGGCCTCGACCGGGACAAGGAAGCCACCGGGCGGCGGTTGCGGGAGCTGCTCGCCGCGGTCGGCCTGCCGGAGTCCGCATTGCGGAAGTACCCGCACGAGTTCTCCGGTGGCCAGCGTCAGCGCATCGGCATCGCGCGGGCGCTGGCGGTGGAACCGGACCTGATCGTGGCCGACGAGCCGGTGTCCGCGTTGGACGTTTCGGTGCAGGCGCAGGTGGTGAACCTGCTGGAGGAGCTGCAGCAGGAGCTGGGCCTGACCTACCTGGTGATCGCGCACGATCTGGCCGTGGTGCGGCACATCTCCGACCGGATCGGCGTGATGTATCTCGGCGCGCTGGTCGAGGAGACCGGTTCGGCGGAGCTGTACGAGAACCCGCTGCACCCCTACACACGGGCGCTGCTGTCCGCGATCCCGGTGCCGGATCCGGTGGTCGAGGACAGCCGCGAGCAGATCCTCCTGGCCGGTGACCTGCCGTCCCCGGCCAACCCGCCGAGCGGCTGCCGCTTCCACACCCGGTGCCCGTGGCGGCAGGCCACCCTGTGCGACACCGACCGTCCGCAGCTGCGCGAGATCGGGGACGGGCACCGAGTGGCCTGTCACTACGCCGAGGACGTCCGCGACGGCCTGATCCAGCCGCACAAGGTCGAACCGGAGCTGGTCGAAGCTTCGGTGAACCCGGACGCCGCCGCGCCGGATGTGGGGTCGGTGACCGAGATCCTCTGA
- the leuA gene encoding 2-isopropylmalate synthase, producing the protein MSTDPRTSTSRIRKPSRPAPAGQPSWNTQRGTSMPVHRYRPWHQLVENIDLPDRTWPAKRIERAPLWCAVDLRDGNQALIDPMSPARKRKFFDLLVRMGYKEIEVGFPAASQTDFDFVREIIEEGAIPEDVHIQVLSQCRPELIERTFQALEGAPRAIVHIYNSTSILQRRVVFREEREGIKKIATQGAEMVAELAAKQPDTDFRFQYSPESYTGTELSYAVEVCDAVTGIWQPSPEKPVILNLPATVEMATPNVYADSIEWMSRNLARRDSVILSLHPHNDRGTGIAAAELGYQAGADRIEGCLFGNGERTGNVDLVALGMNLYSQGIDPQIDFSDMDEIKRTVEYCNQLPVHERSPWGGDLVFTAFSGSHQDAINKGLDALKDAAGKAGTPVEEFAWEVPYLPIDPKDVGRSYEAVIRVNSQSGKGGVAYIMKAEHQLDLPRRLQIEFSKVVQAYTDTEGGEVAPATMWHAFSAEYLDPATPLELVKQRVTDNGGGEYDIEATVRVEGDEHEITGRGNGPIAAFFDALSTVGYDLRLLDYSEHTLSPGDDSRAASYIECAISDRVFWGVGVDPSIVAASLRAVVSAVNRAHR; encoded by the coding sequence ATGAGCACCGATCCCCGCACGTCCACCAGCCGTATTCGCAAGCCCTCACGTCCCGCGCCCGCCGGGCAACCGTCCTGGAACACCCAGCGCGGCACGTCCATGCCGGTGCATCGCTACCGGCCGTGGCACCAGCTGGTGGAGAACATCGACCTGCCCGACCGCACCTGGCCGGCCAAGCGCATCGAGCGTGCCCCGCTGTGGTGCGCGGTCGACCTGCGCGACGGCAACCAGGCGCTGATCGACCCGATGTCGCCCGCGCGCAAGCGCAAGTTCTTCGACCTGCTGGTCCGCATGGGCTACAAGGAGATCGAGGTCGGCTTCCCGGCCGCTTCGCAGACCGACTTCGACTTCGTCCGCGAGATCATCGAAGAGGGCGCGATCCCGGAGGACGTGCACATCCAGGTGCTGAGCCAGTGCCGCCCGGAGCTGATCGAGCGCACCTTCCAGGCGCTCGAAGGCGCGCCGCGGGCCATCGTGCACATCTACAACTCGACCTCGATCCTGCAGCGCCGCGTGGTGTTCCGCGAGGAGCGCGAAGGCATCAAGAAGATCGCCACGCAGGGTGCGGAAATGGTGGCCGAACTGGCGGCGAAGCAGCCGGACACGGACTTCCGCTTCCAGTACTCGCCGGAGTCCTACACCGGCACCGAGCTGTCCTACGCGGTCGAGGTCTGCGACGCGGTCACCGGGATCTGGCAGCCCTCGCCGGAAAAGCCGGTGATCCTCAACCTGCCGGCCACCGTCGAGATGGCCACCCCGAACGTGTACGCCGACTCGATCGAGTGGATGAGCCGAAACCTGGCCCGCCGTGACTCGGTGATTCTCTCGCTGCACCCGCACAACGACCGCGGCACCGGCATCGCCGCGGCCGAGCTGGGGTACCAGGCGGGCGCGGACCGGATCGAGGGCTGCCTGTTCGGCAACGGCGAGCGCACCGGCAACGTGGATCTGGTCGCGCTGGGCATGAACCTCTACAGCCAGGGCATCGACCCGCAGATCGACTTCTCCGACATGGACGAGATCAAGCGGACCGTCGAATACTGCAACCAGCTGCCGGTGCACGAGCGTTCGCCGTGGGGCGGGGACCTGGTGTTCACCGCGTTCTCCGGCAGCCACCAGGACGCGATCAACAAGGGCCTGGACGCACTGAAGGACGCCGCGGGCAAGGCGGGCACGCCGGTCGAGGAGTTCGCCTGGGAGGTGCCGTACCTGCCGATCGACCCGAAGGACGTCGGCCGCAGCTACGAGGCCGTGATCCGGGTGAATTCGCAGTCCGGCAAGGGTGGCGTGGCCTACATCATGAAGGCCGAGCACCAGCTGGACCTGCCGCGGCGGCTGCAGATCGAGTTCTCCAAGGTGGTGCAGGCCTACACCGACACCGAGGGCGGCGAGGTCGCCCCGGCGACGATGTGGCACGCGTTCTCCGCCGAGTACCTGGACCCCGCCACCCCGCTGGAGCTGGTCAAGCAGCGAGTCACCGACAACGGCGGCGGCGAGTACGACATCGAGGCCACGGTGCGGGTCGAGGGCGACGAACACGAGATCACCGGCCGCGGCAACGGCCCGATCGCGGCGTTCTTCGACGCACTGTCCACTGTGGGCTACGACCTGCGGCTGCTGGACTACAGCGAGCACACGCTCAGCCCCGGCGACGACTCGCGGGCCGCGTCCTACATCGAATGCGCGATCTCCGACCGCGTGTTCTGGGGCGTGGGCGTGGACCCGTCGATCGTCGCCGCTTCGCTGCGCGCGGTGGTCAGCGCGGTCAACCGGGCACACCGCTGA